A part of Marinomonas rhizomae genomic DNA contains:
- a CDS encoding ABC transporter ATP-binding protein → MASVKLNNIKKRFGDVDVLHGIDLDIKDGEFVVLIGESGCGKSTLLRLLSGLEDITEGDLYIDEERVNGRSPAKRGIAMVFQSYALYPHMNVFKNMAFGLKISGKDKHFVNNKVMEAAKKLKIDHLLERLPRELSGGQRQRVAIGRAIVRDPKVFLFDEPLSNLDASLRVQTRVELGKLHQELKATVVYVTHDQVEAMTLGDKIVVMNKGRVEQVGAPLDLYHHPKTQFVAAFIGSPKMNFLTAKISQPDPENTQLVLESGRAIQAGIDTSSLNKGDIVQLGLRPEHIALECEHNTVEGTVTLIEHLGELSYLYVDIGQEGEMVLKVDGDNQHQAGDKITFGIQPNRLYLFDHQGNALTRVNAHTSAAIPF, encoded by the coding sequence ATGGCTAGTGTAAAACTGAACAATATTAAAAAACGCTTTGGGGATGTGGATGTACTGCATGGCATTGACCTCGATATCAAAGACGGTGAATTTGTCGTTTTGATCGGCGAGTCTGGTTGCGGAAAATCTACCTTATTACGTTTACTGTCTGGATTAGAAGACATCACCGAAGGCGACTTATATATCGATGAAGAACGCGTTAATGGGCGCTCGCCAGCCAAACGTGGTATTGCAATGGTGTTCCAATCTTATGCCTTGTATCCACATATGAATGTGTTCAAAAACATGGCGTTTGGCTTAAAAATCTCAGGGAAAGACAAACACTTTGTAAACAACAAGGTAATGGAAGCCGCAAAAAAGCTAAAGATTGATCATCTACTGGAACGATTACCTCGAGAGCTGTCAGGTGGCCAGCGCCAGCGTGTCGCCATAGGCCGCGCCATTGTACGAGACCCGAAAGTCTTCTTATTTGATGAACCTTTATCTAACTTAGACGCTTCCTTACGGGTTCAAACACGTGTCGAACTTGGCAAACTTCATCAGGAACTAAAAGCCACCGTAGTGTATGTGACTCATGACCAAGTAGAAGCCATGACATTAGGTGATAAAATCGTCGTCATGAACAAGGGTCGTGTAGAACAAGTCGGAGCACCTTTGGACTTATATCACCACCCAAAAACACAATTTGTTGCCGCTTTTATTGGTTCGCCAAAGATGAACTTTTTAACCGCAAAAATCAGTCAACCTGACCCAGAGAACACGCAACTTGTGCTAGAATCCGGCCGCGCCATTCAGGCTGGCATTGATACGTCATCGCTAAACAAAGGCGACATAGTGCAACTTGGATTACGACCAGAACATATTGCGCTCGAATGCGAACACAATACCGTTGAAGGCACAGTTACTTTGATAGAACACCTTGGCGAACTGTCCTATTTGTATGTCGATATCGGTCAGGAAGGCGAAATGGTGCTTAAAGTAGATGGCGATAATCAACACCAAGCAGGCGACAAAATCACCTTTGGCATTCAACCTAATCGACTGTATTTATTTGATCACCAAGGTAACGCCTTAACGAGGGTCAACGCCCATACGTCTGCGGCTATCCCCTTTTAA
- a CDS encoding GntR family transcriptional regulator: MNQNRVNELFGAADALREKGIPLYMQVKKAILASISAGRVLGGDTLPPERDLAKYLDVSRVTVRRAIDELVKEDVLTQRQGAGTFVSERVEQPLNHLRSFTEVMKARGKAITSKWLDRSLGMPHEDECKALKLSAEQEVVRFYRLRYADGKPMALELATIPSNYILNPFAMEGSLYDLLEQQGCRPVRAFQRLRAISIDEQRAQLLDIPELSAVLYIERTAVTQNGTPIEFTRSWFPGDSYDFVAEIHNTI, from the coding sequence ATGAACCAAAATCGCGTTAATGAGTTATTTGGTGCTGCCGATGCATTGAGAGAAAAAGGCATTCCTCTCTATATGCAGGTAAAAAAAGCTATTTTAGCGTCTATTTCTGCAGGTCGAGTGCTTGGCGGTGATACCCTTCCGCCTGAGCGTGATCTGGCTAAGTATCTTGACGTTTCACGCGTCACAGTGCGCCGCGCCATTGACGAGCTGGTAAAGGAAGACGTATTGACGCAACGCCAAGGCGCAGGAACCTTTGTCAGCGAGCGGGTTGAGCAACCACTCAACCACTTGCGTAGTTTTACCGAAGTCATGAAAGCTCGCGGCAAAGCCATTACATCAAAATGGCTGGATCGTTCTTTAGGAATGCCCCATGAAGATGAATGCAAAGCACTAAAATTATCTGCAGAACAAGAGGTAGTGCGTTTTTATCGTTTGCGTTACGCCGACGGCAAGCCCATGGCACTTGAGCTAGCAACGATTCCAAGCAATTACATTCTTAACCCTTTTGCGATGGAAGGGTCTCTGTACGATTTATTAGAGCAACAAGGCTGCCGCCCAGTTCGCGCATTCCAACGCCTTCGTGCCATTAGCATTGACGAACAGCGAGCCCAATTGCTCGATATCCCAGAACTTAGCGCTGTGCTTTACATTGAACGTACCGCCGTCACACAAAATGGTACACCCATTGAGTTTACGCGCTCATGGTTCCCTGGGGATTCCTATGATTTCGTGGCAGAAATTCATAACACAATATAA